Proteins encoded in a region of the Rutidosis leptorrhynchoides isolate AG116_Rl617_1_P2 chromosome 9, CSIRO_AGI_Rlap_v1, whole genome shotgun sequence genome:
- the LOC139865753 gene encoding uncharacterized protein isoform X1 → MSRVTKWKIEKAKVKVVFRLQFHATNIPQGGWDKLFISFIPTETGKATAKTNKTNVRNGSCKWADPIYESTRLLLDSKSKQYDDKLYKLVVGTGTSRSSILGEATINLADYADASQPAVIALPLHGSDQGTILHVTIQLLTAKTGFREFEQQRDKGLQRESEISTAKLSSSVLQIPDDLVNKAKTRMQNREETNMHEEYSDSQVTCDGGSSNTSENYYIDKHDLPSTREVDSVKSSISKNQTSPTEKINGSDHSMENDLTIAYEENRRLKESLEVAESSISELKLELTALQTHANGIGKETEKITQELANEIASSQELVKEVTLLKSECSKFKNDLQHFQEEKLSPKFMEIREISDGDWVNRVSAVEDRIREMQEKVLIGVCDSDLSFLQTDLELLLSSVQDLKKGPVEPEIIVQKMDIAKGEKDNYVKKMNEMECYYEALVQELEENQKRILGEFQDLRNEHSTCVYTISTCKAETESIRNDMKALSLVNNELQKRATTSESALKRARLNYSIAVSQLQKDLDMLSFQVLSMFETNQTVIKESFIKTPKPLPKNLACGDVLSDDLKKSLSLQEVIYKKVEDELGELCSANLQMDVYSRTLKETLVESVGFVRKMSDKLRELTHQLQVSNESKGVLFEDVHSLKGQNAYYFAKCNDLHLQNQMLEADLGKLSNENFLLMEKITECEALCNDYKVYKSKHELVSVEKLNLEKDVILLKEELASLRSKIHELILSNETVQKEKDMADVSLIAARSDNQDLQKDLVSVGEELQASKIEIDNIKRKFGIGLHDTVAKMKFPNACFEKLQTQLDSVANKFISAFDSEEKHLENSESVLMYLSSLQLELQKISLEDKNFVEKSKLIISELEKENQESIERLRFLNDELDVEREMKIKLEGMLVHLTSELESQRSELDHVSKLATERELENSRVVQLIAQHEENLEKLHKDRSVDASLACRLEEMQESIISEDLKFIFVNTHYEVKIKELEKDHLESESRLIEENENLVATVKSLQMKLRDTESRLNELVDREVRCMKENETLSTTLESLRVEMEASVVRNALEVDQLKDMLTKYEAEVAQNKELQSKLLDAETRLNECIVSETRYIEENEKLSTSLEFIKRELEALNARNLAISESKNKHAIEVDQLKDMLTKYEAEVEQYKELQSKLLDAETRLNECIESETRYIEENEKLSTSLEFYKRELEALNARNLEISESKNKHALEVDQLKDALTKYEAEAEQNKELQSKLLDAETRLNECIVSETRYVEENEKLSTSLEFHKQELEALNARNLEISESKNKHILEVDQLKDMLTKYEAEVGHVNMELHDTDSRLKACLENEARYIEENRSLASELGSLRLELEASFAHNAEILESKNEHSIEVGQLKDMLTKLESDVGKYSKLETKLLDTESRLNRCLENESRYIEENKNLATKLDQSTAEVDQLKEEVKMNLLDAKEKIDHYIKGEARYIDEIKSLKSELDAVIAQNAAVLSSTNTRTIELEQNDGMISKEESDILLVVLKSKLGEQNDELIALQNKCSELTNKLSEQILKTEEFKNMSIYLKELKENGDVAREKKEPEGPSESLRLAFIKEQYQSKIQELKQQLSVSKMHNEEMLFKLQDALEEIESKKKSESTHLRRIEELQAEVNLVNSDKPDNDRIQAELECAVLSLECCKEEKEKLATLLRECEDEKSKISDELSLIRERFAAKEGTSFTGSNGSVDPVSPISVKIVQQGVTKHAYEGDENSPVDDSKQLMVVNDQFRTQHLRSCMEQLDEELEKMKNDNSLLPLANYDPSIQDFHRELAQLNQVNEELGSIYPNFVDFRGNGNALERVLALEIELAEALKTKNKSSIFQSSFLKQHSDEEAVFKSFRDINELIKDMLDIKGKYTNVENELKEMHDRYSQLSLQFAEVEGERQKLMMTLKNVRSSRNLLRVNRSSLAALEDNPL, encoded by the exons ATGTCAAGGGTTACCAAATGGAAAATTGAGAAGGCTAAAGTTAAAGTTGTTTTTAGGCTGCAATTTCACGCTACAAAT ATTCCCCAAGGTGGATGGGATAAGTTATTTATTTCTTTTATTCCTACTGAAACCGGGAAGGCGACTGCAAAGACTAACAAAACAAATGTGAGAAACGGGTCGTGCAAATGGGCAGATCCTATCTATGAAAGTACAAGGCTACTATTGGATTCTAAGAGCAAACAATATGACGATAAACTCTACAAACTTGTTGTGGGAacg GGTACTTCGAGGTCTAGCATCCTCGGTGAGGCTACGATCAACCTTGCCGATTATGCGGATGCATCACAGCCTGCTGTTATTGCTCTCCCGCTTCATGGATCGGACCAGGGAACCATTTTGCAC GTTACGATTCAGCTGCTGACGGCTAAAACTGGATTCAGAGAGTTTGAGCAGCAAAGAGATAAAGGGTTGCAAAGGGAGAGCGAAATTAGTACTGCCAAATTATCGTCTTCTGTATTGCAGATTCCTGATGATCTCGTCAATAAG GCTAAGACTCGAATGCAAAATAGAGAAGAAACAAATATGCATGAAGAATATTCAGATTCACAAGTTACATGTGATGGTGGGTCATCTAACACGTCGGAAAATTACTATATCGACAAGCATGATTTGCCAAGCACTCGTGAAGTCGATAGCGTTAAAAGCAGCATTTCCAAGAATCAAACCTCACCAACCGAAAAAATCAACGGTTCAGATCATTCGATGGAAAATGACTTAACGATTGCTTACGAAGAGAATCGTAGACTCAAAGAAAGTTTGGAGGTGGCTGAGTCATCGATTTCTGAGCTCAAGTTGGAGTTAACCGCTTTGCAGACTCATGCTAATGGAATTGGTAAAGAAACCGAAAAGATTACGCAAGAATTAGCGAATGAAATTGCTTCAAGTCAAGAGTTAGTTAAAGAGGTTACATTACTCAAATCGGAATGTTCAAAGTTCAAGAATGATTTACAACATTTTCAAGAAGAGAAATTAAGCCCAAAGTTTATGGAGATAAGAGAAATAAGTGATGGCGATTGGGTTAATCGGGTTTCGGCTGTGGAGGATCGAATACGAGAAATGCAAGAAAAGGTTTTAATCGGTGTTTGTGATTCCGATTTGAGTTTCTTACAAACTGATTTGGAACTGCTTCTTAGTAGTGTGCAAGATCTTAAAAAAGGACCCGTTGAGCCCGAAATCATTGTTCAAAAAATGGATATTGCAAAAGGAGAAAAGGATAATTATGTTAAAAAAATGAATGAAATGGAGTGTTACTATGAAGCACTTGTTCAGGAACTTGAAGAAAATCAAAAACGAATACTAGGCGAGTTTCAAGACCTTAGAAACGAGCATTCGACCTGTGTCTACACTATTTCCACTTGCAAAGCGGAAACGGAGTCAATACGGAACGATATGAAAGCTTTGAGTTTGGTGAACAACGAGCTTCAGAAACGGGCTACAACTTCAGAGTCAGCACTTAAAAGGGCTCGTTTGAATTACTCGATTGCAGTGAGTCAACTGCAAAAGGATCTTGACATGCTTTCGTTCCAAGTTTTATCCATGTTCGAAACCAATCAAACCGTCATTAAAGAATCTTTTATCAAAACACCAAAACCGTTGCCCAAAAATCTCGCATGTGGTGATGTACTTTCGGACGATTTGAAGAAATCGTTGAGCTTACAAGAAGTTATATACAAGAAAGTTGAAGATGAGCTTGGTGAATTGTGTTCGGCAAATTTGCAAATGGACGTTTATTCACGGACTCTTAAGGAAACGTTAGTTGAATCCGTGGGTTTTGTAAGAAAAATGAGCGATAAATTGAGAGAATTGACGCACCAATTACAAGTTTCGAACGAATCGAAAGGTGTTTTGTTTGAAGATGTCCATTCGTTAAAGGGACAAAACGCGTATTATTTTGCGAAATGTAATGATCTGCATCTGCAAAACCAAATGTTGGAAGCGGATTTAGGTAAACTTTCAAATGAGAATTTTCTTCTTATGGAGAAGATTACCGAATGTGAAGCTTTGTGCAATGATTACAAAGTTTACAAAAGCAAACACGAACTCGTTTCTGTCGAAAAGCTGAATCTTgaaaaagatgtgattttattgaAGGAAGAGTTAGCGAGTTTAAGATCCAAAATTCACGAGTTGATTCTTTCGAATGAAACCGTACAGAAGGAAAAAGATATGGCTGACGTGTCGTTAATTGCAGCCCGTTCAGATAATCAGGATCTTCAGAAAGATTTGGTTTCTGTAGGGGAAGAATTACAAGCTTCAAAAATAGAAATCGACAATATAAAGAGGAAATTCGGCATTGGTTTACATGATACAGTCGCAAAAATGAAATTCCCGAATGCGTGTTTCGAGAAGCTTCAAACGCAACTTGATTCTGTCGCTAATAAGTTCATAAGTGCGTTTGATTCTGAAGAAAAACATTTGGAGAACAGCGAAAGCGTTTTAATGTATCTATCTTCTTTGCAACTCGAGCTGCAAAAGATCTCACTTGAAGATAAAAACTTTGTTGAAAAAAGTAAATTGATTATATCCGAATTGGAAAAAGAGAATCAAGAATCGATAGAACGCTTGCGCTTTTTGAACGACGAATTAGatgttgagagagagatgaaaattaAGCTCGAGGGTATGCTTGTACATTTGACTTCTGAACTAGAAAGTCAAAGGTCGGAGCTTGACCATGTTAGTAAACTTGCAACAGAGCGGGAATTAGAAAACTCGAGAGTTGTTCAACTTATCGCACAACATGAAGAGAATCTTGAAAAGCTTCATAAGGACCGTTCGGTTGATGCATCTCTTGCGTGTCGGTTAGAAGAGATGCAAGAAAGTATTATCAGTGAAGATTTAAAATTTATTTTCGTTAATACTCATTATGAAGTTAAGATCAAGGAACTCGAAAAAGACCATCTTGAAAGTGAATCTCGATTAATCgaagaaaatgaaaatcttgtagcaACCGTTAAATCTCTTCAAATGAAACTTCGTGATACGGAATCGAGATTAAATGAACTAGTTGATCGTGAAGTTCGATGTATGAAAGAAAACGAGACGTTGTCAACAACCCTCGAATCTCTCCGGGTTGAAATGGAAGCTTCTGTTGTTCGTAACGCTCTTGAGGTTGACCAACTGAAAGACATGTTGACCAAGTACGAGGCAGAGGTTGCACAAAATAAGGAACTTCAATCGAAACTTTTGGACGCTGAAACAAGGTTGAATGAGTGTATTGTAAGCGAGACTCGTTATATTGAAGAAAACGAGAAATTGTCAACTAGTCTTGAATTTATCAAACGGGAGTTGGAGGCTTTAAATGCTCGTAATTTAGCGATTTCGGAATCGAAGAACAAGCATGCTATTGAGGTTGACCAACTGAAAGACATGTTGACCAAATACGAGGCAGAGGTTGAACAATATAAGGAACTTCAATCGAAACTTTTGGACGCTGAAACGAGGTTGAATGAGTGTATTGAAAGCGAGACTCGTTATATTGAAGAAAACGAGAAATTGTCAACTAGTCTCGAATTCTACAAACGGGAGTTGGAGGCTTTAAATGCTCGTAATTTAGAGATTTCGGAATCGAAGAACAAGCATGCTCTTGAGGTTGACCAACTGAAAGACGCGTTGACCAAGTACGAGGCAGAGGCTGAACAAAATAAGGAACTTCAATCGAAACTTTTGGATGCTGAAACGAGGTTGAATGAGTGTATTGTAAGCGAGACTCGTTATGTCGAAGAAAACGAGAAATTGTCAACTAGTCTCGAATTTCACAAACAGGAGTTGGAGGCTTTAAATGCTCGTAATTTAGAGATTTCGGAATCAAAGAACAAGCATATTCTTGAGGTTGACCAACTGAAAGACATGTTGACCAAGTACGAGGCGGAGGTTGGGCACGTTAACATGGAACTTCATGATACCGATTCAAGATTAAAAGCGTGTCTTGAAAACGAAGCTCGTTACATTGAAGAGAACAGAAGTTTAGCGTCGGAACTTGGATCTCTTAGATTGGAATTAGAGGCTTCTTTTGCTCATAATGCTGAAATTTTGGAATCGAAAAACGAGCATTCAATCGAGGTTGGTCAACTGAAAGACATGTTGACTAAGTTAGAGTCAGATGTCGGTAAATACAGTAAACTTGAAACGAAGCTTCTAGATACCGAGTCGAGATTGAACCGTTGTCTTGAAAACGAGTCTCGTTACATTGAAGAGAACAAGAATCTTGCAACGAAACTGGATCAGTCAACAGCAGAGGTTGACCAATTGAAGGAAGAAGTCAAAATGAATCTTCTTGATGCAAAAGAGAAAATCGATCACTACATTAAAGGCGAGGCTCGATATATTGACGAAATTAAATCCTTAAAATCCGAGTTGGATGCTGTTATTGCTCAAAACGCAGCCGTTTTGAGTTCAACTAATACTCGAACGATTGAACTTGAACAGAACGATGGCATGATTTCTAAGGAAGAATCGGATATTTTATTAGTCGTACTGAAATCGAAGTTAGGAGAACAGAACGATGAATTGATCGCGTTGCAGAATAAATGTAGTGAACTTACGAACAAGCTTTCTGAACAGATCTTGAAAACCGAAGAGTTCAAGAACATGTCAATCTACTTAAAGGAGCTTAAAGAAAACGGTGATGTGGCACGAGAGAAAAAAGAACCTGAAGGGCCATCTGAATCGTTGCGATTGGCGTTTATAAAAGAACAGTATCAATCGAAGATTCAAGAATTAAAGCAGCAGCTTTCTGTTTCGAAAATGCATAATGAGGAAATGTTGTTTAAGTTACAAGATGCTCTTGAAGAAATCGAGAGTAAAAAGAAGTCTGAATCTACTCATTTGAGGAGAATTGAAGAATTGCAAGCGGAGGTCAATTTGGTAAATTCAGATAAACCGGATAATGATAGGATACAAGCTGAGCTGGAATGTGCTGTATTGAGTCTTGAATGTTgcaaggaagaaaaagaaaagctTGCGACTTTATTACGAGAATGTGAAGATGAAAAGTCGAAAATTTCGGACGAGCTTTCTTTGATTAGAGAGCGGTTTGCCGCGAAAGAAGGAACTAGTTTTACGGGCTCAAATGGTTCGGTCGACCCAGTCAGTCCCATAAGTGTAAAAATCGTTCAG CAGGGAGTTACGAAACATGCATATGAAGGAGATGAGAATTCTCCGGTCGATGATTCAAAGCAATTAATGGTTGTCAACGATCAATTCAGAACTCAACATTTGAGATCTTGTATGGAGCAACTAGACGAGGAG TTGGAAAagatgaaaaacgataattcactTCTCCCGTTGGCTAATTACGACCCTAGCATTCAAGATTTTCATAGAGAACTTGCGCAACTAAACCAG GTCAATGAAGAGTTGGGAAGCATATACCCTAATTTTGTCGACTTTCGAGGAAATGGAAATGCGTTAGAAAGGGTTCTTGCTTTAGAAATTGAGCTTGCTGAAGCGCTTAAAACAAAAAACAAATCAAGCATATTCCAAAG TTCGTTCCTGAAGCAACATAGTGACGAGGAGGCGGTTTTTAAGAGCTTTAGGGACATAAATGAACTGATAAAGGATATGCTGGACATTAAAGGGAAGTATACGAACGTTGAAAATGAACTAAAAGAGATGCACGATCGTTACTCTCAATTAAGTCTGCAGTTTGCAGAAGTTGAAGGGGAGAGACAAAAGCTGATGATGACCCTCAAGAATGTGCGGTCGTCGAGAAATTTGCTTCGTGTTAATCGATCATCTTTGGCGGCTTTAGAAGATAATCCTTTGTAA